Genomic window (Thomasclavelia spiroformis DSM 1552):
TTTCTTTCAATACTGTTTTTAACTTCTTCAATCCGTTACTTCTTCTGCGATAAATAGCAGAACGTGATACATGATATAATTCTGCTATTTCTTGGTCGCTCATGCCTTGAAAATAGCGTAATAGAATTACATCACGCTCTTTACTCGATAACTTATATAAAGCAACAGCAAGTTTCTCATTTGATATTTGAATTGTGAAATTTAAGACTTTAAAAGAAATGTAATCACAAGAATAT
Coding sequences:
- a CDS encoding RNA polymerase sigma factor; its protein translation is MNTSSFEHIVRIQFNALMMTVIKCTVKNRNRQFARRSKREILFCELSDTKNLECITEDKYSCDYISFKVLNFTIQISNEKLAVALYKLSSKERDVILLRYFQGMSDQEIAELYHVSRSAIYRRRSNGLKKLKTVLKERN